The Mycolicibacterium insubricum DNA segment GCTGCACGGCGGCGTCGGCCAGGCCCACCCGGATGCCGAACCCGTCGGCGGACACCGCCACCCCCGGTGGCGGGGCGGCTTTCGGTGTGCCCGCGACGGCATGTGAACAGCCGGTCAGCAGGAACAGGACTGCGCAGAGGGCCAGTAGCGGCCATCGGGGCCGGGGCATGCGCATCCCGACACGCTACCGCCGCCCGGTGATCGACGCCCGTTGGTGTCGGCGCCGGCCGGGCGTAACCCGGTGGTCACCGCGGGGTGTCACCGTAGAGCTCGTGCGCGTCGCCATCGTGGCCGAGAGTTTCCTGCCCAACGTCAACGGCGTGACCAATTCCGTGCTCCGGGTGCTCGAACACCTGCGGGCAGGTGGGCATGAGGCGCTGGTCATCGCCCCGGACACCCCGCGCGGTGAGGATCCCGCCCCGCGCCTGCACGACGGCGTCCGGGTGCACCGGGCACCGGCGTTGATGTTCCCCGGAGTGACCTCGCTGCCGCTGGGCGTCCCGCTGCCGCGGCTGGTGCGGGTGCTGCGCGGGTTCGACCCCGACGTCGTGCACCTGGCCTCGCCGGCCTCGCTCGGCATGGGTGGGGTGTTGGCGGCTCGGCGGGTCGGCGTCCCCACCGTCGCGGTGTTCCAGACCGACGTCGCCGGTTTCGCCGCCAGCTACGGGATGCCGGCGGCTTCCAGGGCGGCCTGGGCCTGGGCCCGACGGTTGCACTCGATGGCCGACCGTACCCTCGCGCCGTCCACGGCGACCATGGAAGCCCTTGCCGTCCAACGAATCCCGCGGGTGCACCAGTGGGCCCGCGGAGTCGACATCACCGGGTTCGCGCCGTCGGCCCGCAGCGAGGAACTGCGCCGGCGATGGTCGCCCCAGGGACTGCCGATCGTCGGGTTCGTCGGCCGGTTGGCCCCGGAGAAACACGTCGAACGTCTCGCGGTGCTGGATCGGATGCCGGGGGTCCAGGTGGTGGTGGTCGGCGACGGGGTGGACCGCGCGAAGCTGGAACGCACGCTGCCGTCGGCGGTGTTCACCGGGGCGCTGTACGGCCCGGAGCTCGCGCAGGCATACGCCAGCATGGACGTCTTCGTGCACACCGGCGAACACGAGACGTTCTGCCAGGCCGTGCAGGAGGCGATGGCGTCCGGACTGCCGGTCGTCGCCCCCGACCAGGGCGGCCCGCGTGATCTGGTCACCCCGATGCAGACCGGGCTGCTTTTGGGCGTCGCCGAATTCGAGGCGCAGCTGCCCGCCTCCGTCGGCCACCTGCTGGCCGAACGGCGCCGCTACGCCGTCGCCGCGCGGCGCTCGGTGCTGCACCGCACCTGGCCGGCGATCTGCGAGGAACTGCTCGGGCACTACCGGGCGGTGGCCCGCACGCCGATGCGCGGTCCCGGACCGAGCCCGCAGGCGCTAACGTCGTCGGGGTGAATCGCGCGACGCTGGACAAGGACCCCCATGAGGTGGCATCGATGTTCGACGCCGTCGCACGGCGGTACGACCTGACCAACACCGTGTTGTCCCTGGGGCAGGACCGGCACTGGCGGCGCGCGACCCGCTCCGCCCTGCAGATCGGGCCGGGGGACCGGGTGCTGGACCTGGCCGCGGGCACCGCGGTGTCCACCGTCGAGCTCGGCCGGTCCGGGGCGTGGTGTGTGGCCGCCGACTTCTCGGTGGGCATGCTGGCCGCCGGCGCGTCGCGGGCGGTGCCCAAGGTCGGCGCCGACGCCACCCGGCTGCCGTTCGCCGACGAGACCTTCGACGCGGTGACCATCAGCTTCGGGCTGCGCAACGTCGTCGACCACACGCTCGGGCTGGCCGAAATGGCCCGTGTCACCAAACCCGGCGGGCGGCTGGTGGTGTGCGAGTTCTCCACCCCGGTCATCCCGGTGTTCGCCACGGTGTACAAGGAGTACCTGATGCGGGCGCTGCCGGCGGTGGCCACGGCCGTCTCCAGCAACCCGGAGGCCTATGTGTACCTCGCCGAGTCCATCCGGGCCTGGCCGGATCAGCCGACGCTGGCCGCCCAGATCGCCGAGGCCGGTTGGTCCCGGGTGCGCTGGCGCAACCTCACCGGCGGCATCGTCGCCCTGCACGCCGCCCGCAAGGACTAGATCCGGCCACCGCTTCGCCGACCGTCGCGCTCGTCGCCCAGCCGACGGTGCTCAATGGCGCGTCTGGTGTCCTCGCGCTTCGCGCTCGTCGCCCAGCCGACGCAACCCATCCCTGATGGCGGCCTGGGCCGCGACGTCGTCCTCGTTGTAGCGCAGGCACCACGCGCGCGCGGCCTCGGCGGCCGGGCCGGTGCCGCGGGCCTCCTCGATGCGCAACTGCGACGTCAGTCCGCCGGCGTCCTCGGTGCCCCAGTCGAAACCCAGCAGCGGCGCCACCGCCTTGATCGACGACGAACCCCGGGCGAAGAACTCCCGGTTGAACCAGGCCATCAGGTCCACGCTCACCCCGGACAGGGCCGCGGCCACCCGCGGGAACCGGGCGGACTGGGTGAGCTCCACCGAACTCCAGTGAAAAACCTTCAGGCTCTTGCCATCCCGATCCGCATCAGCGCGCAGCCGGGTCAGCCGGTCGGCCATCTCGTCGGCCAGGGCGGCCTCGGCGGCATCGTCGAGCGGCGCAAAGCTCATCACCGGTTGGTAGCGGGCCGTCGCATCGTCGTGGCCGTCGCGGATTCGCAACCCCCACTGGTAGATCCGATTGTCGAGATCCCATTCGATGTCGAAATCGACCTCGACGTCGGCCGACGGAATCACCGGCCACTTGCCGCCGACGGGTTCGAAATCGGTGCCCGACAACGTCATCGAGGCGCGCCGCACGGCACTGGCCAGCCGCGCTCTGGGATCCCTGGTTCCGATCGACTGCGCCCGGAAGTCCGCGGCGCACCCGTCGACGTCGACGGCCGCCAACTGGGCGACGCTGAGGGTATGACCGTCGCCGGCCGTGGCATACAGGTGGCGCCACTCGCGGTCGTTGAGGTGACCGGTCAGCAGAGCGAACGACGCATCGTCGGGGCCGGCGACCTGCGCGCAGTGCTCCAGCCACGGGCATTCGTTGCATTCGCCGATCCGCAGCGGCCGAACCAACTCGTCGCCGCGGCGGGCGGCCGCCGCGACCTGCAACCGGAACCCGAACTCGTCGTCGTAGCGATTCAGCATGGAGCCGGTGGCGTCCAGCGGGTCGGCCAGCCGGTGCCAGACGATGCCGAGGGGATCGCCGAGCAGCTCACCCAGGTCGGTGGTGCCCACCACGCCGCCGACCAGGAGCTCCGGATCGCCGGCGCCGGCGTGGTGGCCGAGTTCCTGCAGCATCCGCGTGTAGTGCGCCAGCTGCATCCCGTCGCGCCGACGTTTGTCGGCGTCGGCCTTGAATCCGGCGATGTCCCGCCAGTCCACCGGATCGGCCAGCGTCGACACCGCCACACCGCTCTTGCTCTTGCCCGGGCGCGGCGAAGTCAGCGTCTTGTGGCCCTTGATCTCCACCGGCAGATACCCGTGGAAGCAACGGACCAGCGCGTCGGGCGCCCCGGAGCGGCCGTTGACGTCGGGCAACCGGCCCCCGGCGATCACCGGCACGCCCCGGTTCATCGCCGCCACCGTCTGGGCGGTCGCCACCTGCGGGCCCACCTCGCGATCGATCACCAGCAGTCCGTCATAGCACCGGCCCCACGCCGCGAGGACGTCGTCCTGGAACTGCAGGCCGCGGTCGAACCGCGCTTGCAGCGCGGCATCCGGGGGACCGAGCTTCGGTGCCCCCGGATCGAAGTCGTTGTGGGTGCGACGGGCGCAGCGCTGCGCCGGATAGCCCCCCAGGAAGATCTCCGCCATGACCCGGTCAACACTACGGCCGAGTGCCTGTTGCCCCTAGTGGAACGGTTTGCGGCGGTCGCCCAACCGTGAGCCCGCCCCGGCGATCCGCCACAGCCGGGCCACCGCGTCGGCGTCTTCGTCGGTCACCAGGTTGCCCATCACCCGCACCGCGATTTTCATCATCCGCGGTGACCGCAGACCCAGCGGGCCGGCCAGCGGCAGGAACCGGGGCACCGTCAACAGCAGGCCCAACCGTCGGGCCACCGAGAAGCCACGCCCGTAGTGGCGTGCCAGGGTGTCCGGCCACGCGGCTGAAACATCTTCCGTGCCAAGCAGTTCCGCGGCCATCCGGCCCGACTCCAACCCGTAGTCGATGCCCTCGCCGTTGAGCGGGTTGATGCATGCCGCCGCATCACCGATCAGCATCCAGTTCGGCCCGGCCACCCCGGACACCGCGCCGCCCATCGGCAGCAGCGCCGAGGCCACCGCCCGCGGGGAGCCCTGGAAACCCCAGTCTTCGCGGCGCAGGTAGGTGTAGTGCTCCATCAGCGGCCGCAGCGCGATGTCGGCCGGACGCCGGGCGGTGGCCAGCGCGCCGACGCCGATGTTCACCTCGCCGTTGCCCAGCGGGAAGATCCAACCGTAGCCGGGCAGCACCGAGCCGTCGACGGACCGCAGCTCCAGATCGGAGGAGATCCATGGCTCGTCGTGGCGGGGCGAGGCCAGGTAGCCGCGCGCGGCCACCCCGTAGACCGTCTCGCGGTGCCAGGTCCGGCCCAGCACCCGGCCCAGCGTGGAACGCGCACCATCGGCGACGATCAGCCGTCGGCATCCGATCCGCGACCCGTCGGCCAGCAGCACCGCGCGCAACCGCCCGGCCCCGTCGTACTCGACGTCGACGGCCTTGGCGCCCAGCCGCATGGCCGCCCCGTCCTTCTCGGCGACGCTGCGGATGGTGTCGTCGAGTTCGGTTCGCGGCACCGCCGAGCTGGTCGACGGGAACCCCG contains these protein-coding regions:
- a CDS encoding demethylmenaquinone methyltransferase, which codes for MNRATLDKDPHEVASMFDAVARRYDLTNTVLSLGQDRHWRRATRSALQIGPGDRVLDLAAGTAVSTVELGRSGAWCVAADFSVGMLAAGASRAVPKVGADATRLPFADETFDAVTISFGLRNVVDHTLGLAEMARVTKPGGRLVVCEFSTPVIPVFATVYKEYLMRALPAVATAVSSNPEAYVYLAESIRAWPDQPTLAAQIAEAGWSRVRWRNLTGGIVALHAARKD
- the menJ gene encoding menaquinone reductase, producing the protein MDTDVEVAVVGAGPAGSAAAAWAARAGRDVLVIDAAEFPRDKTCGDGLTPRAVAELRLLGLGDWLGRHISHTGLRLRGFGSAVEVPWPGPGFPSTSSAVPRTELDDTIRSVAEKDGAAMRLGAKAVDVEYDGAGRLRAVLLADGSRIGCRRLIVADGARSTLGRVLGRTWHRETVYGVAARGYLASPRHDEPWISSDLELRSVDGSVLPGYGWIFPLGNGEVNIGVGALATARRPADIALRPLMEHYTYLRREDWGFQGSPRAVASALLPMGGAVSGVAGPNWMLIGDAAACINPLNGEGIDYGLESGRMAAELLGTEDVSAAWPDTLARHYGRGFSVARRLGLLLTVPRFLPLAGPLGLRSPRMMKIAVRVMGNLVTDEDADAVARLWRIAGAGSRLGDRRKPFH
- a CDS encoding glycosyltransferase family 4 protein, whose translation is MRVAIVAESFLPNVNGVTNSVLRVLEHLRAGGHEALVIAPDTPRGEDPAPRLHDGVRVHRAPALMFPGVTSLPLGVPLPRLVRVLRGFDPDVVHLASPASLGMGGVLAARRVGVPTVAVFQTDVAGFAASYGMPAASRAAWAWARRLHSMADRTLAPSTATMEALAVQRIPRVHQWARGVDITGFAPSARSEELRRRWSPQGLPIVGFVGRLAPEKHVERLAVLDRMPGVQVVVVGDGVDRAKLERTLPSAVFTGALYGPELAQAYASMDVFVHTGEHETFCQAVQEAMASGLPVVAPDQGGPRDLVTPMQTGLLLGVAEFEAQLPASVGHLLAERRRYAVAARRSVLHRTWPAICEELLGHYRAVARTPMRGPGPSPQALTSSG
- a CDS encoding ribonuclease H-like domain-containing protein — translated: MAEIFLGGYPAQRCARRTHNDFDPGAPKLGPPDAALQARFDRGLQFQDDVLAAWGRCYDGLLVIDREVGPQVATAQTVAAMNRGVPVIAGGRLPDVNGRSGAPDALVRCFHGYLPVEIKGHKTLTSPRPGKSKSGVAVSTLADPVDWRDIAGFKADADKRRRDGMQLAHYTRMLQELGHHAGAGDPELLVGGVVGTTDLGELLGDPLGIVWHRLADPLDATGSMLNRYDDEFGFRLQVAAAARRGDELVRPLRIGECNECPWLEHCAQVAGPDDASFALLTGHLNDREWRHLYATAGDGHTLSVAQLAAVDVDGCAADFRAQSIGTRDPRARLASAVRRASMTLSGTDFEPVGGKWPVIPSADVEVDFDIEWDLDNRIYQWGLRIRDGHDDATARYQPVMSFAPLDDAAEAALADEMADRLTRLRADADRDGKSLKVFHWSSVELTQSARFPRVAAALSGVSVDLMAWFNREFFARGSSSIKAVAPLLGFDWGTEDAGGLTSQLRIEEARGTGPAAEAARAWCLRYNEDDVAAQAAIRDGLRRLGDEREARGHQTRH